In one window of Methanolobus mangrovi DNA:
- a CDS encoding DNA-packaging protein, giving the protein MAESVALLPESEWQKILNDLSDDEIQQLEYDWKFWARPNQLPPAGDWQYWLVLSGRGWGKSRVGAEWIRERVETGTARRIALVAPTAADARDTMVEGESGILSVCPPWNRPVYEPSKRRLTWPNGAMALLFSAEEPDRLRGPQHDTAWCDEIAAWKYPEKTWDMLQFGLRLGDDPRAAITTTPRPIPLVKNILNDSSTHVTRGSTYENLSNLAPAFIDVIISRYEGTRLGRQELNAEILDDNPDALWTRQMIEDARVSKVPNLLRIVVGVDPAVTSNETSADTGIVVAAVDEHGEYYVLGDYTIHATPKKWAQEIIAAYYKHSADRVIGEVNNGGELVEYTLRTIDPNVSYRSVRASRGKQTRAEPISALYEQGKCHHVGSFPALEDQMCDWIPGEGSSPDRVDALVWALSELSKSRYGPQKLNISALIKTRPR; this is encoded by the coding sequence ATGGCAGAATCAGTAGCATTGCTGCCAGAGTCAGAGTGGCAGAAGATTCTCAATGATCTTAGCGATGACGAGATCCAGCAGCTGGAATATGACTGGAAGTTCTGGGCCCGTCCCAATCAACTCCCTCCTGCAGGTGACTGGCAGTACTGGTTGGTGCTCTCTGGAAGAGGCTGGGGTAAATCGAGAGTAGGAGCCGAATGGATCCGAGAAAGAGTAGAGACCGGGACAGCTCGCAGGATAGCTCTTGTTGCACCTACTGCAGCTGATGCCAGGGATACAATGGTTGAAGGTGAATCCGGTATACTGTCGGTGTGTCCTCCATGGAACCGACCGGTCTACGAGCCATCCAAACGTAGGCTCACCTGGCCCAACGGTGCTATGGCTTTGCTTTTCAGTGCCGAGGAGCCGGACAGGTTGAGAGGTCCTCAGCACGACACTGCCTGGTGTGATGAGATTGCAGCCTGGAAGTACCCGGAAAAAACCTGGGACATGCTGCAGTTCGGCTTAAGGCTTGGAGATGATCCAAGGGCTGCAATTACTACAACACCCAGGCCAATTCCGCTAGTCAAGAACATTCTGAACGATTCCAGTACCCATGTGACAAGAGGGTCCACCTACGAGAATCTGTCCAACCTGGCACCAGCTTTCATCGATGTGATCATCAGCAGATACGAAGGGACCAGACTGGGAAGACAGGAACTCAACGCAGAAATCCTGGACGACAACCCCGATGCACTCTGGACCCGGCAGATGATAGAAGATGCAAGGGTGTCGAAGGTCCCTAATCTCCTACGCATCGTGGTTGGTGTGGATCCGGCAGTTACGTCAAACGAGACTTCAGCAGATACTGGAATAGTTGTTGCAGCTGTCGATGAGCATGGAGAATACTATGTCCTCGGGGACTACACTATCCATGCAACACCGAAAAAATGGGCACAGGAGATCATCGCAGCTTACTACAAGCATTCTGCGGACAGGGTTATCGGGGAAGTGAACAACGGAGGTGAGCTCGTGGAGTATACGCTACGGACAATCGATCCTAATGTTTCCTACAGATCAGTAAGAGCCAGCAGAGGAAAGCAGACCAGGGCCGAGCCCATTAGTGCTCTCTATGAGCAAGGAAAATGCCATCATGTTGGATCCTTTCCGGCCCTTGAGGACCAGATGTGTGATTGGATTCCAGGAGAAGGAAGTAGTCCGGATAGAGTGGATGCACTTGTATGGGCATTGTCAGAGCTTAGCAAATCAAGGTACGGACCGCAGAAACTGAACATTTCAGCATTAATCAAAACAAGACCGAGGTAA
- a CDS encoding ribonuclease III family protein, with protein sequence MDIATHRLTCIEQTIDYVFNNRDLLEEAFTHRSYNPTKNNERLEFVGDKVENAIIGVHLFENYNIDEGILSKLTSYFVDNKRVLPRLCVSYGFDKLIKITDYEKNTKNSREKWIPSLWEALIGAVFIDSGKNWYATEKVILHLYGEELILDDERIKDILRTDPVTVVKEHCDEFGYLLEFDEKRVGGFDHDPEHVGYVWINGEEYQGDVARGSKQKARENACEKVISILGLN encoded by the coding sequence ATGGATATTGCAACACACAGACTTACATGTATAGAGCAGACTATCGATTATGTTTTTAATAATCGAGATTTGTTAGAAGAAGCTTTCACTCACCGTTCATACAATCCAACAAAGAACAATGAAAGATTAGAATTCGTGGGTGACAAAGTTGAGAATGCCATAATTGGAGTTCATCTATTTGAAAACTACAATATAGATGAAGGAATTCTTTCAAAGCTGACAAGCTATTTTGTAGACAACAAGCGTGTTCTTCCAAGATTATGCGTCAGTTATGGATTCGATAAACTGATAAAAATCACCGATTATGAAAAAAACACAAAGAATAGTCGTGAAAAGTGGATCCCTTCTCTTTGGGAAGCATTGATTGGAGCAGTCTTTATTGATAGTGGAAAAAACTGGTATGCCACTGAAAAAGTTATTCTTCACCTTTATGGGGAAGAACTGATTCTAGATGACGAAAGAATAAAGGACATTCTCCGCACTGATCCCGTCACTGTTGTAAAAGAACATTGTGATGAATTTGGATATCTCCTTGAATTTGATGAAAAAAGAGTCGGTGGTTTTGATCATGACCCCGAACATGTTGGATATGTTTGGATTAATGGCGAAGAGTATCAGGGAGATGTTGCGAGAGGTAGTAAACAGAAAGCTAGAGAAAATGCATGTGAAAAAGTGATATCTATCCTTGGATTGAATTAA
- a CDS encoding phage/plasmid primase, P4 family, whose translation MSTEIIEEIKSKIDIVALIGETIKLKKQGSIYVGATSPSSKSGASLKVDPHTQLYNNFAEESGGDVLNWIAYREGLDIVSDFPRIIEIAAEKAGVVLEHQDRKLLSDKALLQPFFRAVAGYYHSKLTEECRAYIHRKWGINDKMIDELLIGWAPENCHLQNELHDLFPDDIMRMSGLFNLNEKGQMRDIFRGRIIFPYWKGGKVVYFIGRDPHPNEGVPKYFKQLVHSETRQYISKVVDNSVFYGEDSIRKADSVIITEGVTDCIKVLQEGLACISPVTVRIKDEQKEYAYSLVKNMSEVIICNDNEDNETGKKGAIATAEYLESRGVPVRVVELPKPDGVDKIDLAEFLQDNSKEDFLQLESNNVWEIKLRAQNIPDKAIDKFRAAKRFIQNELKQMDPAMRKVFIRNDVKNYFGLQITDINEILKNLMFEDEVEEIDEEDRSFFTERGSLRVKKLGEYVMSLHRFITFEDTKNIFHYRNGVYVPGGEDIIARIVQNSLGDASKKRHISEIQNYVQLETLIPRGRVNHDLKRINLLNGLYNLETEQLEPHIPDYISIVQLPVAYDSNAKCPLIEKFIGEVLEPKRVPVIYEFLGYCMIPDSRLEYSLMLLGKGANGKSVMLSLFGEFLGGQNTSAESLHMLEKDPYSTAELYGKLANIFPDLASRAIYENSTFKMLTGNEKEIRAQRKFEHPFKFKNTARLIFSANNLPPAPGDDFAYFRRWIPLKFPNTFEGKRADKNLIDKLTQPEELSGLFNICVKALKKLLQRGQYSFELTTEEVTKLYRINSDPIAQFADDCVVYSDNDTLKSKMYSEFIIWCQDNDVPLVHENVFSKRFTKLGYTTGRESSGERRRTWQNCAIKQSVQGGEICPDGKKQEAESNSSKRPSISLHCSNNQDNTTVCSIDNNSHNTLQYRKCPDAWTDDGADSPVDNDLLTSKDTSVRPDVDENISNSFEVPKKLGTFFEPDETLVSQDVIYSVIRAVMKTTYKREHIVAQCKMLNVSCGGERLDLLKQKGVIHEKPNGDLVWVGG comes from the coding sequence GTGAGCACTGAGATCATCGAGGAGATCAAATCAAAGATAGACATCGTTGCTCTTATTGGTGAAACTATCAAACTGAAGAAACAGGGGAGCATCTATGTAGGTGCAACCTCCCCTTCTTCAAAGTCAGGTGCCTCTCTGAAGGTAGATCCTCACACCCAGCTCTACAACAACTTCGCTGAAGAAAGCGGCGGAGACGTGCTCAATTGGATAGCATATAGGGAAGGTCTGGACATTGTTTCTGATTTCCCACGGATAATTGAAATTGCTGCTGAGAAAGCAGGTGTCGTCTTGGAGCACCAGGACAGGAAGCTCCTTTCAGACAAAGCTCTGCTTCAACCTTTTTTCAGGGCAGTTGCAGGCTATTACCACTCAAAACTCACAGAGGAATGCAGAGCCTACATCCACCGAAAATGGGGTATCAACGATAAGATGATCGATGAGCTCCTAATAGGCTGGGCTCCGGAAAACTGTCACCTGCAGAATGAGCTGCATGATCTTTTCCCTGATGATATCATGAGAATGTCCGGTCTTTTCAACCTGAATGAAAAGGGACAGATGCGTGATATTTTCAGAGGACGGATAATATTCCCTTATTGGAAAGGAGGGAAGGTAGTCTACTTCATTGGCAGGGACCCTCATCCAAACGAAGGTGTACCGAAATACTTCAAGCAGCTAGTGCACTCCGAAACCAGACAATATATCAGCAAGGTAGTGGACAATTCCGTGTTCTACGGTGAGGATTCTATCAGAAAGGCAGATTCTGTCATCATAACCGAGGGTGTCACTGACTGTATAAAGGTCCTTCAGGAAGGGCTGGCCTGCATATCTCCGGTCACTGTTCGCATCAAAGACGAGCAGAAAGAGTATGCCTATAGCCTGGTGAAAAACATGTCCGAGGTCATTATCTGCAATGACAATGAGGACAACGAAACAGGCAAGAAAGGCGCCATAGCAACTGCAGAGTACCTCGAATCCAGGGGTGTTCCTGTAAGAGTGGTTGAACTACCAAAACCGGATGGCGTGGACAAGATAGACCTGGCAGAGTTCCTGCAGGATAACAGCAAGGAGGACTTCCTGCAGCTGGAATCGAACAATGTATGGGAGATTAAGCTTCGTGCTCAGAACATCCCTGATAAGGCCATAGATAAATTCCGTGCAGCTAAGAGGTTCATACAGAACGAGCTCAAGCAGATGGATCCTGCTATGAGAAAGGTGTTCATCCGCAACGATGTAAAGAACTACTTCGGCTTGCAGATTACTGACATCAATGAGATCCTCAAGAACCTTATGTTCGAGGATGAGGTTGAAGAGATAGACGAAGAGGATCGAAGTTTCTTCACCGAACGTGGAAGTCTCCGGGTGAAAAAGCTCGGGGAATACGTGATGTCCCTGCATAGGTTCATCACCTTTGAGGATACGAAGAACATCTTCCATTACCGTAACGGAGTGTATGTTCCCGGCGGAGAAGATATCATTGCACGTATAGTCCAGAACTCCCTGGGAGATGCTTCCAAGAAAAGGCACATCTCTGAGATCCAGAACTATGTCCAGTTGGAAACACTGATCCCACGGGGTCGTGTCAATCATGATCTGAAGCGGATAAATCTGCTGAACGGTCTTTACAATCTGGAGACAGAACAACTTGAGCCACATATTCCTGATTATATTTCCATTGTGCAGCTTCCAGTTGCATACGATTCAAACGCCAAATGTCCACTGATTGAGAAGTTCATTGGTGAGGTGCTTGAGCCAAAGCGAGTCCCGGTCATCTACGAGTTTCTCGGGTACTGTATGATCCCTGACAGTCGGCTGGAATACTCTCTCATGTTGTTGGGCAAAGGTGCCAATGGAAAGTCTGTCATGCTTTCACTTTTCGGGGAGTTCCTTGGAGGCCAGAACACCAGTGCTGAATCTCTGCACATGCTTGAGAAGGATCCTTACTCGACTGCAGAATTGTATGGAAAGTTGGCTAACATCTTCCCGGACCTGGCGTCCAGGGCCATCTACGAGAACAGTACTTTCAAGATGCTCACAGGCAACGAGAAAGAGATAAGAGCCCAGCGTAAATTCGAGCATCCTTTCAAATTCAAGAACACTGCTCGCCTGATATTCAGTGCCAATAATCTCCCACCAGCCCCTGGTGATGACTTCGCCTACTTCCGAAGGTGGATCCCCCTGAAGTTCCCGAACACCTTTGAAGGAAAGAGGGCGGATAAGAACCTGATCGACAAGCTCACACAACCAGAGGAGCTCTCGGGCCTGTTCAATATCTGTGTGAAGGCCCTGAAGAAACTATTGCAGAGGGGTCAGTATAGCTTTGAGCTTACAACAGAAGAGGTGACGAAGCTCTACAGAATCAACTCAGACCCTATAGCACAGTTTGCAGACGACTGTGTGGTCTATTCCGACAATGACACCTTAAAGTCCAAGATGTACAGTGAGTTCATTATCTGGTGCCAGGACAACGATGTTCCTCTGGTACATGAGAACGTATTTTCAAAGAGGTTTACAAAACTTGGCTATACCACTGGACGAGAAAGTTCTGGTGAGAGGAGAAGGACCTGGCAGAACTGTGCTATCAAGCAATCCGTCCAAGGAGGCGAAATCTGCCCGGACGGCAAAAAACAAGAAGCTGAGAGCAACTCGTCCAAGCGTCCAAGCATTTCTTTACATTGTAGTAATAACCAAGACAATACTACAGTATGTAGTATTGATAATAATTCACATAATACGCTACAATATAGAAAATGCCCGGACGCCTGGACGGATGATGGTGCAGATAGTCCTGTTGATAACGATTTACTTACGTCCAAGGACACGTCCGTGCGTCCGGACGTAGATGAGAATATTTCCAATTCATTTGAGGTCCCTAAAAAACTGGGGACTTTCTTTGAACCTGATGAAACGCTAGTTAGTCAGGATGTTATTTATTCCGTGATCCGAGCTGTGATGAAGACGACGTACAAGAGAGAGCACATCGTGGCACAATGTAAAATGTTGAATGTGTCCTGTGGTGGGGAACGGCTGGATCTATTGAAACAGAAAGGAGTGATACACGAGAAACCTAACGGTGACCTTGTGTGGGTAGGTGGTTAA
- a CDS encoding site-specific DNA-methyltransferase — protein MQVITMPIGELKPFTDNPKRHPESQLSMLKKSLKEFGWTNPILITSDKMVVAGHARLQAALELGLTEVPVITLDLPYEKAVAYVIADNRLAELAEIDTETLAKLLQEIAEIPDFDFEAIGYTLDVVDDLLESITPVEVVEDEPPEVPEEAVTVLGDIWEMGSHRLLCGDSTDPDQIAKLMGEQRADMVFTDPPWNVNYGATRNPRWKQRSIMNDAMETEDFKEFMMASFSCMSQFSKDGCPTYVVMSAQEWGNLMLALKENKYHWSSTIIWAKDRLVLSRKDYHTQYEPIWYGWKDGAPRLCQVEDRKQSDLWEFERPATSELHPTTKPVALVANAISNSSRQKDLVLELFGGSGTTLIASHQLNRVCYGVELDPRYCDVILQRYVNLTGDCELKRNGEAYTWESQREAK, from the coding sequence ATGCAAGTCATTACTATGCCGATAGGCGAATTGAAACCGTTTACTGACAACCCCAAACGACATCCAGAAAGCCAGCTGAGCATGCTGAAAAAGTCGTTAAAGGAATTTGGATGGACAAACCCTATCCTCATCACATCCGATAAGATGGTCGTAGCAGGCCACGCAAGGCTCCAAGCTGCCCTTGAGCTGGGTCTTACCGAAGTTCCCGTAATAACCCTCGACCTTCCGTATGAGAAGGCTGTGGCATATGTCATCGCCGACAACCGGCTGGCGGAGTTGGCAGAAATAGACACAGAAACGCTGGCAAAGCTGCTGCAGGAAATTGCAGAGATCCCGGACTTTGACTTTGAGGCTATTGGTTACACCCTTGATGTAGTAGATGATCTGCTCGAATCCATAACTCCGGTAGAAGTGGTGGAAGATGAACCACCTGAGGTACCAGAAGAGGCAGTGACAGTTCTCGGTGATATATGGGAGATGGGAAGCCACCGCTTACTATGCGGAGATAGCACCGACCCAGACCAGATTGCAAAGCTCATGGGTGAGCAGAGAGCTGATATGGTTTTCACGGATCCGCCATGGAATGTGAATTACGGTGCGACAAGGAACCCTCGCTGGAAGCAGCGGAGCATAATGAACGATGCAATGGAAACAGAGGACTTCAAAGAGTTCATGATGGCAAGTTTCAGCTGCATGAGCCAGTTCTCAAAGGATGGATGTCCGACCTACGTTGTGATGTCGGCCCAGGAATGGGGTAATTTGATGCTGGCCCTCAAGGAGAACAAGTACCACTGGAGCAGTACGATAATCTGGGCCAAGGACAGGCTTGTCCTCTCCAGGAAAGACTACCACACCCAGTACGAGCCAATATGGTATGGCTGGAAAGATGGAGCTCCACGGTTATGTCAGGTGGAGGACAGAAAGCAGTCTGACCTATGGGAGTTTGAAAGACCTGCTACATCTGAGCTACATCCGACCACAAAACCGGTGGCTCTTGTTGCAAATGCCATCAGCAACTCATCCCGGCAAAAGGACCTCGTTCTAGAACTCTTCGGTGGTTCCGGCACGACACTAATTGCGTCACATCAACTCAATCGTGTCTGTTACGGAGTTGAACTTGATCCACGTTACTGCGATGTGATTCTTCAACGGTATGTTAACCTGACAGGCGACTGTGAACTGAAACGAAATGGAGAAGCATACACATGGGAAAGCCAAAGGGAAGCAAAATAA
- a CDS encoding minor capsid protein gives MSLLKSPELILVENQLISLLDRTIKRAFRLRTMNYKQELFRNVHREFGSKTYVNQLDNIITKIIKQSLLYTDKQLKEISAAAIEDSYVLTEEAVRISTELADNVVESIVQMLKDEAIYTMHPNQLAKRIVDLWEGERYKAIRFARTFTADVATNTTVYRYRQRGVEYVEFDAELDDRTSDQCRALHGTIFSTKLHSLDLYRPPLHHHCRSSLKPVSITRKIDPDAEYENRDFLHQMNQEGEFLKELADEKIVEKAFENIDRFDEKYRISKIILDKDIEKRIMLEKGLHVII, from the coding sequence ATGTCACTCCTGAAATCTCCAGAACTAATCCTGGTCGAGAACCAGCTTATCTCGCTTCTAGATCGCACCATAAAGAGAGCATTCAGATTAAGGACCATGAACTATAAGCAAGAGCTTTTCCGCAATGTCCACAGAGAATTTGGCTCCAAGACCTACGTGAATCAACTGGACAATATCATCACTAAGATCATCAAACAATCTTTACTGTACACCGACAAACAACTTAAGGAGATTTCTGCGGCTGCAATCGAAGATTCATACGTACTAACAGAAGAAGCTGTGAGGATATCCACAGAGCTGGCAGATAATGTTGTAGAATCTATCGTCCAGATGCTCAAAGATGAAGCAATCTATACGATGCACCCCAACCAGCTGGCCAAAAGGATAGTAGACCTCTGGGAAGGAGAACGATACAAGGCAATTAGATTTGCCAGGACTTTCACTGCAGATGTTGCCACCAATACAACTGTGTACCGATATCGTCAGCGGGGAGTGGAATACGTTGAGTTTGATGCTGAACTTGATGACAGGACAAGTGATCAGTGCAGAGCTTTACATGGTACAATATTCTCTACAAAATTACATTCTCTAGATTTATACAGGCCTCCTTTGCATCACCATTGTCGATCAAGTCTAAAACCGGTGTCTATTACAAGGAAAATCGATCCTGATGCAGAGTACGAGAACCGTGACTTTCTTCATCAGATGAATCAAGAAGGTGAATTCCTTAAGGAACTGGCCGATGAGAAGATTGTGGAGAAAGCCTTTGAGAATATTGACAGATTTGATGAGAAATATCGGATATCTAAGATTATATTGGACAAGGATATTGAGAAAAGGATAATGTTAGAAAAGGGTCTACACGTAATCATTTAG
- a CDS encoding ATP-binding protein, with the protein MEVKLNPEKLVPILEMMGYNTINGTDVWKKASEKPGEYVFWGVDFKKNEIFKWVEDHREYDVPNDPTFAELKMLAESSAEPGGELRSDEPLADQSKEDCQEELTNKENVSPSYENNDTTTHLLDLIHSYVGNDVLEVFGDTGSGKSKFALTVAKEAIASGKKVYYLDTERNLTEADIACLKGCEYKYTPVIEEIDTICQKLPAADVVIVDSIGFPILTSYARLSVKQKGDALLKLIAIFGDLKNWAYKNNGIVVVTNQPESEFNKAPNHILRPFGDKSQFAAKEIWKTEIVDRKPAYTNIRISAFRSRSVGHRTKIADMKINSNGVEVA; encoded by the coding sequence ATGGAAGTGAAACTCAACCCGGAAAAACTTGTCCCCATCCTTGAGATGATGGGATATAATACCATCAACGGTACCGATGTCTGGAAAAAGGCCAGTGAAAAACCTGGAGAATACGTGTTCTGGGGGGTGGATTTCAAGAAGAATGAGATTTTCAAATGGGTAGAAGACCACCGGGAATACGATGTGCCAAACGACCCAACCTTCGCTGAGCTCAAGATGCTTGCGGAAAGTTCAGCAGAACCGGGTGGTGAACTCCGGTCAGACGAACCTTTAGCCGACCAAAGCAAGGAGGATTGTCAGGAAGAGCTCACCAATAAAGAGAATGTTTCACCGTCTTATGAAAATAACGATACAACGACACATTTGCTGGACCTTATTCACAGCTACGTCGGAAACGATGTCCTTGAGGTTTTCGGAGACACAGGCAGTGGAAAATCAAAGTTCGCTCTGACCGTTGCAAAGGAGGCAATTGCCTCCGGGAAGAAGGTGTACTACCTCGACACCGAGAGGAATCTGACAGAAGCAGACATTGCCTGCCTGAAAGGTTGTGAGTACAAGTACACCCCGGTTATCGAGGAGATTGATACTATCTGTCAGAAGCTTCCTGCAGCCGACGTGGTCATCGTGGATTCCATTGGTTTCCCTATCCTGACATCATATGCAAGACTTAGTGTCAAGCAGAAAGGTGATGCTCTGCTGAAGTTGATTGCCATATTCGGTGATCTGAAGAACTGGGCTTACAAGAACAATGGAATAGTGGTTGTCACGAACCAACCGGAGAGTGAGTTCAACAAGGCACCGAACCACATACTCAGACCATTCGGTGACAAGAGCCAGTTCGCTGCCAAGGAAATCTGGAAAACGGAGATCGTGGACCGAAAACCTGCGTACACCAACATCCGCATCAGTGCTTTCCGTAGCAGAAGTGTCGGCCACAGGACGAAGATAGCGGACATGAAGATCAACAGCAATGGTGTTGAGGTGGCTTGA
- a CDS encoding DNA/RNA helicase domain-containing protein — translation MQKFGWKGKINQFMDVKKSEFIDSLSLHHSQCMNCNPSGLQVTAWENEYDTLKNQLPLLIEKKPNALEWYLVFEYELPRERGRRPDILIIAEDRIFIIECKDMKYAEQQHIDQLKAYVRDLSNYHAGSANVKFEPILLITFMENLAIEKQGVTIVSPKQLHEVLNKTTDGNLIDPDKWINSRYAPLPSLISAAKLIFDHEPLPQIRKAESLGVNDAVDELKDISNQILNKNGKHLALVTGVPGSGKTLVGLQVVYNSHNFDENKQNAVFLSGNGPLVKVLQYTLKSKVFVQDVHGFLKEYGGNSTDFPNENIIIFDEAQRAWDAERVKEKRNHSNSEPLDFLSIGEKIPNGTLLVGLIGEGQEIHLGEESGLVQWNDAIKETKGEWIVHCPSKIEHIFSDAKDIVTSEKLNLNATLRSHLAEDVDKWIDAFLNGELELAQKISMNLEKQNFNVYVTNNIDVAKNYATERYSECSDKRYGFICSSKAKNLEKYGIDNAFYAMQRVKPGPWFNDEPDSEYSCCRLNLPTTEFQCQGLELDLPIVCWGDDLYWENDQWSKRGRVRYKSKDPMQVTLNCYRVILSRGRDGMVIFVPKEGTKETFNALLDSGIKAL, via the coding sequence ATGCAAAAATTTGGTTGGAAAGGAAAAATAAATCAGTTTATGGATGTAAAAAAGTCAGAGTTTATTGATTCGTTATCTTTACATCATTCCCAATGTATGAATTGTAACCCTTCAGGTTTACAGGTCACAGCATGGGAAAATGAATATGATACCCTTAAAAACCAATTGCCTCTTTTGATAGAAAAAAAGCCGAATGCTTTGGAATGGTATTTAGTATTTGAATATGAATTGCCAAGAGAAAGAGGACGAAGACCAGATATTCTCATTATTGCTGAAGATAGAATATTCATTATCGAATGTAAAGATATGAAATACGCAGAACAGCAGCATATAGATCAATTGAAAGCATATGTAAGAGATTTATCAAATTATCATGCGGGGTCTGCTAATGTTAAATTTGAACCCATATTGCTAATCACATTCATGGAAAATCTTGCAATTGAAAAACAAGGTGTTACCATTGTGTCGCCAAAACAATTGCATGAAGTTTTAAACAAAACAACAGATGGGAACCTTATAGATCCTGATAAATGGATCAATAGCCGTTATGCTCCCTTACCATCATTGATTTCAGCTGCAAAATTAATTTTTGATCATGAACCGTTGCCCCAAATTAGAAAAGCTGAAAGTTTAGGGGTAAATGACGCCGTAGACGAATTAAAGGATATATCAAACCAGATTTTAAACAAAAATGGAAAACACTTAGCTTTAGTAACTGGCGTTCCTGGTTCTGGAAAAACGCTTGTTGGTTTACAAGTCGTTTACAACTCACATAATTTTGATGAGAATAAACAGAATGCTGTGTTTCTTTCTGGTAACGGGCCCTTGGTAAAGGTCCTACAATATACTTTGAAAAGCAAAGTATTTGTTCAAGATGTTCATGGATTTCTAAAAGAATATGGTGGAAATAGCACAGACTTCCCAAATGAAAATATTATTATTTTCGATGAAGCTCAAAGGGCGTGGGACGCAGAAAGAGTTAAAGAAAAAAGAAATCACTCCAATTCTGAACCACTTGATTTCCTCAGTATTGGTGAAAAAATACCTAATGGAACTCTGTTAGTTGGTCTTATTGGAGAGGGACAAGAAATTCATCTAGGCGAAGAAAGTGGATTAGTTCAATGGAACGATGCCATCAAAGAGACAAAGGGAGAATGGATTGTTCACTGTCCAAGTAAGATCGAACATATATTTTCAGATGCTAAGGACATTGTCACAAGCGAAAAACTAAACCTAAATGCAACATTGAGATCACATTTAGCAGAAGATGTTGATAAGTGGATAGATGCTTTTTTAAATGGGGAATTAGAACTTGCTCAAAAAATCTCAATGAACTTGGAAAAGCAAAACTTTAATGTTTACGTTACAAACAACATCGATGTTGCAAAAAACTATGCTACAGAGAGATATTCTGAATGTAGTGACAAAAGATATGGTTTTATCTGCTCATCTAAAGCCAAAAACTTAGAGAAATACGGAATTGACAACGCTTTTTATGCTATGCAACGGGTAAAGCCAGGTCCTTGGTTTAACGATGAGCCTGATTCAGAGTATTCTTGTTGCAGACTCAACTTACCTACTACTGAATTCCAATGCCAGGGACTGGAACTTGATTTACCAATTGTTTGTTGGGGCGATGACCTTTATTGGGAAAACGATCAGTGGTCAAAAAGAGGACGAGTCAGATATAAATCTAAGGATCCTATGCAAGTGACTCTAAATTGTTATCGTGTAATTCTTAGCAGAGGAAGAGATGGGATGGTAATTTTTGTGCCTAAAGAGGGTACAAAGGAGACATTCAATGCGTTATTAGATTCTGGAATTAAAGCATTATAA